Proteins from one Amycolatopsis benzoatilytica AK 16/65 genomic window:
- a CDS encoding DEAD/DEAH box helicase has translation MATTVHDILEAFRALPVSNRERGDKFERLMVQYLKLDPLYAEKFSEVWMWADWPGRAGKPDTGIDIVAEERETGGFCAIQCKFYEPDHYVQKSDIDSFFTASGKAPFTSRIIISTTDKWGQHAEDALDDQRIPVSRVGLADIGQSPIRWDLAWPRPGIDIELRLEHKKTLRPHQQEAVDAVFDGFAAHDRGKLIMACGTGKTFTSLKVAERLAAERDGQPTNVLFLVPSISLLSQTLREWTAQTQTPMRTFAVCSDTKVGKRSESEDIGVHDLAFPATTDTAKLVAQVARTDGATPLTVIFSTYQSITTVSAAQQAGFPDFDLVICDEAHRTTGVTLAGQDESQFVKVHDNTVIKATKRLYMTATPRLFDDNTKTSAQQNSAELCSMDDEALYGPEFHRLGFGKAVAEGLLTDYKVLILTVDEKYIATSLQSQVADENNEINLDDAVKIVGCWNGLSKRSGRTPDGEGFAPGSPPMRRAVAFSRSIKESKKLTDSFAEVIGAYDAADEATLRCEVRHVDGSYNALQRNVELDWLKADAEANSCRILSNARCLSEGVDVPDLDAVLFLNPRNSVVDVVQSVGRVMRKAEGKDYGYIILPVGVPTDVAPDKALSDNKRYKVVWQVLQALRAHDDRFNATVNKIELNKRKPNNIMIGTVGFDGDGGDGSTNDAGSAAAGVQATLDLPVEIWRDAIYAKIVTKVGERAYWENWAKDVAAIAERHVARITALVDDPASGKRAAFEKFLNELRSNINPGVSKADAIDMLAQHLITKPVFDALFAGYDFSTKNPVSQTMQKMLDILGDQALGKEVETLESFYASVRVRAEGIDNHEGRQKVITELYEKFFKTALPKAADAFGIVYTPIPIVDFILRATNQALERHLGTSLSAPGVQIIDPFTGTGTFIVRLLQSGLIKPEDLLRKYTRELHANEILLLAYYIAAVNIEAAFHQLHQNGYTPFDGIVLTDTFQLAEDAQSLDAEMFPENNKRVKRQKAQDIRVVIGNPPYSVGQDSVNDNNQNQKYYALDRRIADTYVAKSAVVNKNKLYDSYIRAIRWASDRIKTGVVCFVSNGGYIDGTSTDGLRKSLAEEFDAIYCYNLRGNQRTAGEQSRKEGGKVFGSGSRSTVAILLLVKGGTRTATTGTGCELFYRDIGDYLTREQKLDTIASQDLDAVKWQRIVPSPEGDWINQRDERFATFRPLAHKDKALREQAVFAMHSSGLNSARDAWVYNFSEQKLNANMQRMIDFYNGQVDRFQEHRQREGIAVSAATDVEQFIDLDPRKISWNRADKTRIAKGQKYTFDSERVFTAAYRPFTKQRVYFNSLLNDMTYQLPRMFPNPELENVGFYVTGTGSDKPFSVLATDLVPDLAFWGSGTGRFFPRYTYEKVEVDGGQFDLLSDGNGEEYTRVDNITDDILSDYRKTYGSGISKDDIFYYVYGLLHSPNYRTEFAADLKKMLPRIPKVKEFKEFTEAGRELVTLHVGYEAVAPYQLEETTTAAPGLPEESLYRVQQMAFGRGKGAAKDRSRIVFNSNIVLSGIPEEAYSYTLGARSAIEWIMERYQVKTDKASGIVNDPNEWSDDPRYILDLLKRIVTVSLESVKIIDALPVLDEL, from the coding sequence TTGGCCACCACGGTTCACGACATCCTGGAAGCCTTCCGTGCCCTCCCGGTGTCCAACCGAGAACGGGGCGACAAGTTCGAGCGGTTGATGGTCCAGTATCTGAAGCTGGACCCGTTGTATGCGGAGAAGTTCTCCGAGGTGTGGATGTGGGCGGACTGGCCGGGCCGCGCCGGCAAACCGGACACCGGGATCGACATCGTCGCCGAGGAACGCGAGACCGGCGGCTTTTGCGCGATCCAGTGCAAGTTCTACGAGCCAGATCACTACGTGCAAAAGTCCGACATCGACTCCTTCTTCACCGCGTCGGGCAAGGCGCCATTCACCAGCCGGATCATCATCTCCACCACCGACAAGTGGGGCCAGCACGCCGAGGACGCCCTGGACGATCAGCGCATCCCGGTCTCACGGGTGGGGCTTGCTGACATCGGGCAGAGCCCGATCCGATGGGACCTCGCCTGGCCTCGGCCCGGCATCGACATCGAGCTGCGGCTCGAACACAAGAAGACGCTGCGGCCCCACCAGCAGGAGGCCGTCGACGCCGTGTTCGACGGCTTCGCGGCCCACGACCGGGGCAAGCTGATCATGGCCTGCGGGACGGGTAAGACGTTCACCTCGCTGAAGGTGGCCGAACGCCTCGCGGCCGAGCGGGACGGCCAGCCGACCAACGTCCTGTTCCTGGTCCCGTCGATCTCGCTGCTGTCCCAGACGCTGCGGGAGTGGACCGCGCAAACGCAGACGCCGATGCGGACCTTCGCGGTGTGCTCGGACACCAAGGTCGGCAAGCGGTCCGAGTCCGAGGACATCGGCGTCCACGACCTCGCGTTCCCGGCGACCACCGACACCGCCAAGCTGGTTGCGCAGGTCGCTCGGACGGATGGCGCCACGCCGCTGACCGTGATCTTTTCCACCTACCAGTCGATCACCACCGTCTCGGCCGCGCAGCAGGCTGGCTTTCCTGACTTCGACCTGGTGATCTGCGACGAGGCGCACCGTACGACCGGTGTGACCCTGGCCGGTCAGGACGAGTCCCAGTTCGTCAAAGTGCACGACAACACCGTCATCAAGGCGACGAAGCGGCTCTACATGACCGCGACACCGCGCCTGTTCGATGACAACACCAAGACCTCCGCCCAGCAGAACTCTGCCGAGCTGTGCTCGATGGACGACGAGGCCCTCTATGGCCCGGAGTTCCATCGCCTCGGGTTCGGCAAGGCCGTGGCCGAGGGCCTGCTCACCGACTACAAGGTCCTCATCCTCACCGTTGACGAGAAGTACATCGCCACGTCGTTGCAATCCCAGGTGGCCGACGAGAACAACGAGATCAACCTCGACGACGCGGTGAAGATCGTGGGTTGCTGGAACGGCCTGTCCAAGCGCTCCGGCCGCACGCCCGATGGCGAGGGCTTCGCGCCCGGGTCGCCGCCGATGCGCCGCGCGGTTGCGTTCTCCCGCAGTATCAAGGAGTCCAAGAAGCTCACCGACAGCTTCGCCGAGGTGATCGGCGCTTATGACGCCGCCGACGAGGCCACCCTGCGCTGCGAAGTCCGGCACGTCGATGGCAGCTACAACGCGCTGCAGCGCAACGTCGAACTCGACTGGCTCAAGGCCGACGCCGAGGCCAACAGCTGCCGCATCCTGTCCAACGCACGCTGCCTGTCAGAAGGTGTCGACGTCCCTGATCTGGACGCCGTGCTGTTCCTCAACCCGCGCAACTCCGTCGTCGACGTCGTCCAGTCCGTTGGGCGGGTCATGCGCAAAGCCGAGGGCAAGGACTACGGCTACATCATCCTGCCCGTCGGCGTCCCCACCGATGTCGCACCGGACAAGGCGTTGTCGGACAACAAGCGCTATAAGGTGGTCTGGCAAGTCCTCCAGGCGCTGCGGGCACACGACGACCGGTTCAACGCCACCGTCAACAAGATCGAACTGAACAAGCGCAAGCCCAACAACATCATGATCGGCACGGTCGGCTTCGACGGCGATGGCGGCGACGGCTCAACCAACGATGCCGGCAGCGCCGCCGCCGGTGTGCAGGCCACGCTGGACCTCCCCGTCGAGATCTGGCGCGACGCGATCTACGCCAAGATCGTCACCAAGGTCGGCGAACGCGCCTACTGGGAGAACTGGGCCAAGGACGTCGCGGCCATCGCCGAACGGCACGTCGCCCGCATCACCGCACTCGTGGACGACCCGGCCTCGGGCAAGCGGGCAGCGTTCGAGAAGTTCCTCAACGAGCTGCGCTCCAACATCAACCCCGGCGTCAGCAAGGCGGATGCCATCGACATGCTCGCCCAGCACCTGATCACCAAACCAGTGTTCGACGCGCTGTTCGCCGGCTACGACTTCTCCACCAAGAACCCCGTCTCGCAGACGATGCAGAAGATGCTCGACATCCTCGGCGACCAGGCCCTGGGCAAGGAGGTCGAGACCCTGGAGTCGTTCTACGCCTCGGTCCGTGTGCGCGCAGAAGGCATCGACAACCACGAGGGCCGGCAGAAGGTCATCACCGAGCTGTACGAGAAGTTCTTCAAGACCGCGTTGCCCAAGGCCGCCGACGCCTTCGGGATCGTCTACACGCCTATCCCGATCGTGGACTTCATCCTCCGCGCCACCAACCAGGCCCTGGAACGCCACCTCGGTACCTCGCTGTCCGCGCCGGGCGTGCAGATCATCGACCCGTTCACCGGCACCGGCACGTTCATCGTCCGGCTTCTCCAGTCAGGGTTGATCAAGCCCGAAGACCTGCTGCGGAAGTACACCCGCGAGTTGCACGCCAACGAGATCCTGCTCCTCGCTTACTACATTGCCGCAGTCAACATCGAAGCCGCCTTCCACCAACTCCACCAGAACGGCTACACACCGTTCGATGGCATCGTGCTTACGGACACCTTCCAGCTGGCCGAGGACGCCCAGTCGCTCGACGCGGAGATGTTCCCCGAGAACAACAAGAGGGTGAAGCGACAGAAGGCCCAAGATATCCGCGTCGTCATCGGCAACCCGCCCTATTCAGTCGGCCAGGACAGCGTCAACGACAATAACCAGAACCAGAAGTACTACGCCCTGGACCGTCGAATCGCAGACACGTACGTGGCTAAGTCGGCCGTGGTCAATAAGAATAAGCTCTACGACTCATACATTCGCGCCATCCGCTGGGCTTCTGACCGTATCAAGACGGGCGTAGTGTGCTTCGTTTCCAACGGCGGGTACATCGACGGCACCAGCACCGATGGACTGCGCAAGTCGCTTGCCGAGGAGTTCGACGCGATCTACTGCTACAACCTGCGGGGCAACCAGCGCACGGCAGGCGAGCAGTCCCGGAAGGAAGGGGGCAAGGTCTTCGGCTCGGGCAGCCGAAGCACTGTCGCCATCCTGCTCCTTGTCAAAGGCGGCACCCGGACCGCAACGACCGGAACCGGTTGCGAGTTGTTCTACCGTGACATCGGCGACTACCTCACCCGCGAACAGAAGCTCGATACCATCGCCAGCCAGGATCTCGACGCCGTCAAGTGGCAGCGGATCGTTCCCAGTCCCGAGGGTGACTGGATCAACCAACGCGACGAGCGCTTCGCCACCTTCCGTCCGCTGGCGCACAAGGACAAGGCACTCAGGGAACAAGCTGTGTTCGCCATGCACTCCAGCGGACTGAACTCAGCCCGCGACGCGTGGGTCTACAACTTCTCCGAGCAGAAGCTCAACGCCAACATGCAGCGGATGATCGACTTCTACAACGGTCAGGTGGATAGATTCCAGGAGCACCGCCAACGGGAGGGAATCGCGGTATCGGCTGCGACGGACGTGGAGCAGTTCATCGACCTCGATCCGAGGAAGATCAGCTGGAACCGCGCTGACAAGACTCGCATCGCGAAGGGCCAGAAGTACACCTTCGACAGTGAGCGGGTCTTCACGGCCGCCTACCGACCGTTCACGAAGCAACGGGTGTACTTCAATTCGCTGCTGAACGATATGACCTACCAGCTGCCCAGGATGTTCCCGAACCCAGAACTGGAGAACGTCGGATTCTACGTGACAGGCACGGGATCGGACAAACCCTTTTCGGTCCTCGCTACAGATTTGGTACCTGATCTCGCGTTCTGGGGATCAGGCACCGGTCGCTTTTTTCCCCGCTACACCTACGAGAAGGTTGAGGTAGACGGTGGCCAGTTCGACCTATTGAGCGACGGGAACGGCGAGGAGTACACGCGTGTCGACAACATCACTGATGACATCCTCTCGGACTACCGGAAGACCTACGGATCGGGCATCAGTAAGGACGACATCTTCTACTACGTATACGGGCTCCTGCACTCGCCCAACTATCGGACCGAGTTCGCCGCAGATCTGAAGAAGATGTTGCCGCGTATCCCCAAGGTGAAGGAGTTCAAGGAGTTCACCGAGGCTGGCCGTGAACTAGTGACCCTCCATGTCGGGTACGAAGCCGTCGCCCCATACCAGCTTGAGGAGACAACTACAGCTGCTCCCGGACTGCCGGAGGAGTCGTTGTACCGCGTGCAGCAGATGGCCTTTGGCAGGGGCAAAGGAGCAGCCAAGGACCGCAGCCGAATCGTGTTCAACAGCAACATTGTGTTGTCCGGCATCCCAGAGGAGGCGTACAGCTACACACTCGGCGCGCGCTCGGCCATCGAGTGGATTATGGAGCGCTATCAGGTTAAGACCGACAAGGCCAGCGGCATCGTCAACGACCCCAACGAATGGTCCGACGATCCCCGTTACATCCTGGATCTGCTCAAGCGGATCGTGACGGTCAGCTTGGAGTCCGTGAAGATCATCGACGCTCTGCCGGTATTGGATGAGCTGTGA
- a CDS encoding GNAT family N-acetyltransferase — MRCVSTASKRVSARSSLPGPARFPLEQRRSCGRGCAAPEINRCFPDCPELNGLGVWPPERRSHGIGTAILRAAEAHVQRRGYRRIGLGVDDANHRAGALYLRLGYQETGCHYLDRYHYIDEHGTRHEVADPARFLIKQLPAAPTRRGGSSRVSAS; from the coding sequence ATGCGATGCGTTTCGACCGCCAGCAAGAGGGTCTCAGCACGCTCCTCGTTGCCTGGTCCGGCGAGATTCCCGTTGGAACAGCGCAGATCTTGTGGCAGGGGATGCGCGGCACCCGAGATCAACCGGTGCTTTCCCGACTGCCCCGAGCTGAACGGCCTCGGGGTGTGGCCGCCGGAACGCCGGTCCCACGGCATCGGAACGGCGATCCTCCGCGCGGCCGAGGCCCATGTCCAGCGCCGCGGGTATCGCCGGATCGGGCTGGGTGTCGACGACGCGAACCACCGGGCGGGAGCGCTCTACCTCCGGCTCGGCTACCAGGAGACCGGCTGCCACTATCTCGACCGCTACCACTACATCGACGAGCACGGAACGCGCCACGAAGTCGCAGACCCCGCCCGGTTTCTGATCAAACAGCTACCGGCAGCACCCACCCGAAGGGGCGGCTCCAGCCGAGTGAGCGCGAGCTGA
- a CDS encoding DUF6042 family protein, producing the protein MAQKHDQLRGLFTDEYMRLSMELSETSWSRVLPWNGEEIIEAVALAAAHDFDGDLDAVLRRPSPDDPVRPSDPLDWETDLEPLVGMEPADEEERREQRELDERRRALFTSVLATADRPVPVTVADLATLLVDLGVLTHEVSSDARHRWRLAPVVPSPADVLPMPAEWVRQDQKLRRDAAAGPAVSALLSHFNVHAQEPLLTTMDRLSGECRYSPDQIRAGLLSLRDSGDIRTERRAAGNTFEPADLDALANHARVLVTVDWDHVTATRLTFQLTAPAAG; encoded by the coding sequence GTGGCGCAGAAGCATGACCAGCTGCGCGGGCTGTTCACGGATGAGTACATGCGGCTGAGCATGGAGCTGTCCGAAACCTCTTGGTCTCGCGTTCTGCCGTGGAACGGCGAGGAGATCATCGAGGCGGTCGCGCTGGCCGCCGCGCACGACTTCGACGGCGACCTCGACGCCGTGCTGCGCCGCCCTTCACCCGATGATCCGGTGCGCCCCAGCGACCCGTTGGACTGGGAAACCGATCTCGAACCACTCGTCGGCATGGAGCCCGCTGACGAGGAGGAACGGCGGGAGCAGCGTGAGCTAGACGAACGGCGTCGCGCCTTGTTCACCAGCGTGCTCGCCACCGCGGATCGCCCCGTACCCGTGACCGTGGCGGACCTGGCGACGTTGCTGGTCGACCTCGGTGTCCTGACACACGAGGTGTCCTCGGACGCCCGGCATCGATGGCGGCTGGCCCCCGTGGTTCCGTCGCCCGCCGACGTGCTGCCGATGCCAGCGGAGTGGGTGCGCCAAGACCAGAAGCTCCGGCGCGATGCTGCGGCGGGACCGGCGGTCTCCGCGCTGCTGAGCCATTTCAACGTGCACGCCCAGGAACCACTGCTCACCACAATGGACCGACTATCCGGGGAATGCCGGTACTCGCCGGACCAGATCCGCGCGGGCCTTCTCTCGTTGCGCGACAGCGGGGACATCCGAACCGAACGGCGAGCGGCCGGCAATACCTTCGAGCCAGCGGATCTGGACGCCCTCGCCAACCATGCCCGCGTCCTGGTCACCGTGGACTGGGACCACGTGACGGCGACCCGACTGACCTTCCAACTCACGGCGCCCGCGGCTGGCTGA